The genomic interval tgCTCGATCTCAGTATGACATGTTGATTAGCAACAATTAAAGAATTAAGTGTtaaattggatttgtgttgtgCTCGATCTAAGTATGACACGCTAACACTTCTCTGTGTTGGggcaagagagatattttattttaatttttttctaccaacaaaatataaaaaataaaaattaacttcTATCTTATCATTCATTTTTTAAAAACGAGGGCAAATTATTACATGCAACACAAACTCGTACACTTTTGATGCCAAATTCTACTCTAATTGCTCTAACCTTCTTTAAGATCCAATATCAAATTCTGTCTCACAACAGTGCTTCCAAATTGTTTTTGGTTGTTTCATCCTTGTATTTTATTAATAAACTCAAAGTGTAGTTATATATAGTAAAAGCAAAGATAATATATTGCTATGGCCATCTAACAATCTTATAAATAGCTAGTGACAAATGCCTACACAGATAATAACATTAAAATATGGTGTTATATATAACTTCAGTAAGTCAATAGTTAATATTAATCTTCAGTtctcagaagaaaaaaaaacgttGATGATCAGTTAATCTCCAAGTAAAGCAGCCTGcatgttgtatatatatatatgatcgatACCATTGTTAACCATGGACCATTTCAACAATATAAGTGACAGATTATGAACCAATTAATGGAAGATAAAATCATTTAAATGACAAGAAGGTAACtgagagaagaagaaaatgtTAATTGTAATAGTCACcttctggaaaaaaaaaaaaacaatggatAGCTAATATCGAATAAATAGTCGATATTTATTGAAATGCCTCCGAAGGAATTTATCATATCCGTACTCTGCTCTTCATATACACTTATAAATTAACATGCTCATTCCATGATCGATCGATCTACACGAGTCGCATGAATTTCCATGCAGGAGACTCAGTCCGTCCTCAATACATGTACAGAGTTACAGTACTCACCTCATTTTTGGTTCGTCCTTTTGAGTGCACTTTTCTAATCATCAACAGTTGTCTTTCATGCATTTTGGCTGGGATGGTTCTCATTTAAGCAACCTGATTAATTAGATGGCAAATATGTTATCCATAAACAAGATATAAAAAGTGTAAAAtcgcatatatatttttttcaattaagtTGCGAGATTTGTGAGAAATAGTAACAAACTCAAATGTTTATAATTATCATTGTAAAAGttactaaataattcatctatccCTCTAAGTATTTTGATTTAGCTTACTTAATTACCTTGACAATCATGAAAAACATAGCTAGTCTTTAGCTAAtgcattgattaattaatttatcaatagggcATTCATGTTAATTAATGTTTAACTAAAAGATAATTACCATAATGGTAATTAACTGtactctaatttttctttaaaaacagtATTACATTTTATAAACATCTATatcttaaaaaacataaaaatatgtaGAAAGGCAGAAAAACACTTTTTAATTAATTGACTATGTAAGATGAGTCTTATAACTCAATGCAAATCAATTTAGATATATAATCAGAATTATTACTGACGATCGATCATTAAATCTAAGAAGAAAAAATTAACTTAGAAATATGTATTTTACCTACCTTAATTACCTTACTAGCTAGTCATGCCATGGCTTCATCCTTCTTTGTTGGTACTGATCATAAGTGCAGGAGGAGCTCAAGCAATTTGGATCCAATTCCGCCAAGTTATGAATATCTCGATGGGGGAACGGCGCCGCCTTCAATCCTAAGAAGTCTCTAGTTGTCATCCCATCACCATTTCTGCTTCCTTGTTGTTCAGCCATTCCAAGACTACTTGGCTGTTTCTTCGATCCCTGCATCACAGTGCTTGACAAGAGAGCATTTGTGGTCGTAGTAGCCATGTATTCTTGCACGAGAGGAAGATGAGGAAGAGTACTTATTGAAGAAGCAGTAGCTGCAGCTGCAGCTGCCATGAGACCTAAGTGGACAGGAGGCCTAGTTCTCATGTTTGCACCCATCTCTGCCGCCTTCTGCAACAGCGCAGTGGCTGACATGTGCGCAGTGGCTTGGAAGGGCGGAGCAACTGGATGCTCTTCCAATCCAGCTGCGCTGAAGATtaatggaggaggaggaggaggcagagGGCATTGCGGCTGGCTTGATATCAAGTACTGATTCGGAGAGGTGGCACTCAACCACGGTGGGATGATGTGATTATGAGTTTGATCAGTGTGAGAAAGGATATTAGAGGGCTGTTGCTCGTCATAAAGAGGTATAGATTGTGGGAAGAGCAGCACTGGGTTTTGGTGATTGACTGCTGCTGCTGTTGCCCTCGCGCTTTCCTCTGCCAAAGCGTCACAGAAGGCTCTGTGCGTGATAAAGCTATCCCTTCTGCAACCATGCGTCCATCGATCGAGAAACAAGAAACAAGAAACCAAAAACCAAAAaccaaaattgatttgagaatgaACATCTgttgtttaattaattagttaCTGATGATGATACCTTGAGAAGAGGGTGCCGCAGTCGAATCTGTATTCTCTGGTGCCGCAGACCTTGGAGTGCGCCTTCCAGTCGGACTGGACGGCGTACTTCTTGGAGCACTTGTCGCACTTCCACTTCTTCTCCCCGTGCTTGCGGCTGAAGTGCTTCTTGATGCCGGTGAGGTCGCCGAGGGCACGGGCGGGGTCGTGGTGGACGCAGCTGGCCTCCGGGCAGACGTACACTTTCTTGCGCACCGCCTCTTTGCTGCTCCGCTGCTTTAGCTTCCACGGCAGGTTGTGCCCCCGCCGGTGGAGCTGAAGGTTCTGG from Zingiber officinale cultivar Zhangliang chromosome 6B, Zo_v1.1, whole genome shotgun sequence carries:
- the LOC121989368 gene encoding protein indeterminate-domain 7-like, with protein sequence MISIQQQQQQEEVVVVDESMSNLTSASGEASVSCNQQSNSFASPNPNPTRKKRNQPGNPDPEAEVMALSPKTLMTTNRFVCEICGKGFQRDQNLQLHRRGHNLPWKLKQRSSKEAVRKKVYVCPEASCVHHDPARALGDLTGIKKHFSRKHGEKKWKCDKCSKKYAVQSDWKAHSKVCGTREYRFDCGTLFSRRDSFITHRAFCDALAEESARATAAAVNHQNPVLLFPQSIPLYDEQQPSNILSHTDQTHNHIIPPWLSATSPNQYLISSQPQCPLPPPPPPLIFSAAGLEEHPVAPPFQATAHMSATALLQKAAEMGANMRTRPPVHLGLMAAAAAATASSISTLPHLPLVQEYMATTTTNALLSSTVMQGSKKQPSSLGMAEQQGSRNGDGMTTRDFLGLKAAPFPHRDIHNLAELDPNCLSSSCTYDQYQQRRMKPWHD